The following nucleotide sequence is from bacterium.
CGCTCGGCCTGCACGTGACGGCGTCGCACCGCCTGCTGCGCGAGTACCGCGAGTACGAGCGCACCGCGACGACGGTCGTGAACGCCTACGTCGGCCCGCTGATGGCGCGGCACCTCGGGACGCTGGGCCGCAGCGTTCCGGGCGGGCTGCGCGTCATGCAGTCGAACGGCGGCCTCATCGGCATGGCGACCGCCGTCGCCGAGCCCGTGCGCACGGTGCTCTCCGGACCCGCCGGCGGCGTCGTCGGTGCGGCGACGCGCGCGCGCCGCGCGGGCATCGTGCGGATCCTGACGCTCGACATGGGCGGCACGTCGACGGACGTCAGCGTCGTCGACGGTCCGCTCGCGGCACGCACCGAGACCGTCGCCGGCGGCGTGCCGGTGCGCATTCCGACGATCGACATCCATACCGTCGGCGCCGGCGGCGGCTCGCTGGCGCGCATCGACGCCGGCGGCGCGCTCCGCGTCGGCCCGGAGAGCGCCGGCGCCGATCCGGGCCCGGCCTGCTACGGACATGGCGAGCGGCCGACGGTCACCGACGCGAACCTCGTCCTCGGCCGGCTCGTCGAGACCGAGTTCCTCGGCGGCGCCATGAGGCTCGAGACGGCGCGCGCACGCCGCGTGCTCGCGCCGCTGGCGCGCCGGCTCGGCGGCACGGTGGAGCAGGCGGCGGCCGGCGTCGTCGCCGTGGTGACGGCGGCCATGGAGCGCGCGCTGCGGGTGATCACGGTCGAGCGCGGGCTCGATCCGCGGCTCTTCACGCTGGTCGCGTTCGGCGGCGCGGGCGCGCTCCACGCGGCGGACCTCGCGCGTGCGCTCGGCATGCGGCGCGTGTGGGTGCCGCCCCATCCGGGTCTGCTGTCGGCGTGGGGCATGGTCGCAGCCGATCTCATCCGCGACGTCGGCCAGACGCTGCGTCGGGTGGAGCCGCCCGACGCCGTCCTGCGCCGCGGGCTCGTGACCCTCGAGCGCGAGGCGCGCGCCGCGCTGGCCCGCGACGGTGTGCCCGCGGCGCGCTGCACCGCGACGCTCGAGGTGCGCTACGCCGGCCAGTCGTACGAGATCGCGGTGCCGTACGGACGCGGCTGGCGGGCGGCGTTCCACCGGCTGCACGAGCGCCGCTTCGGGCACGCCGACGCGAGCCGTCCGCTCGAGGTCGTCACCCTGCGCGTGCGTGCGCATGGCGGCGGCGGACGGCCGCCGGCGGACGGACCGCGCCGGCGCGGGCGTCCCGAGGTGCGACTCCAGCGGCGCGTCGTGTTCGACGGCCGCGCCGTGCGCACGCCGGTGCTGCGCCGCGAGACGCTGCCCGCCGGATGGACGCAGCGCGGGCCGGCGATCGTCTGCGAGTACAGCGCGACCACGGTCGTGCCGCCCGGGTGGCGGGCGTCGCTCGACCGCACGGGCGGGCTCCTGCTCGAGGCGCCTGCGTCCCCGCGGGCCGGCGCGGAGGCAGCGCGTGGCTGAGCTCGATCCGGTCGCGCTCGAGGTCGCGAACCATCGTCTCGCGGCGATCGCCGAGGAGATGGGCGTCGCGCTCGGCCGTACCGCGCTGTCGCCGAACATCAAGGAGCGTCGCGACTACTCCTGCGCCGTCTTCGACGCCGGCGGCGGGCTCGTCGCGCAGGCGGCGCACATCCCGGTGCATCTCGGGGCGACGCCGCTGTCGGTACGCGCGGCGATCGCCGCGATGCCGATGGGGCCCGGCGACGTCGTCGTCCTGAACGACCCGTTCGCCGGCGGCACGCACCTGCCCGACGTCACCGTCGTCATGCCGGTCCATGCCCGCGGGGCGCGGCGGCCGTTCGCCTACGTCGCCAACCGTGCGCACCACGCCGACATCGGCGGCATGGCCCCCGGCTCGATGCCGCTCGGAACCGACGTCTTCCAGGAAGGCCTGCGCCTGCCGCCGGTGCGGCTCGTCGCGGGCGGCCGCATGGTGCGCGACGTGCTGGCGCTGTTCCTCGCGAACACGCGCGTGCCGGGTGAGCGCGAAGGCGATCTCGCCGCGCAGTGGGCCGCGCTGCGCGTCGGCGCGGAGCGGCTGCGCGAGCTTGCGGCGCGTCCGGGCGGCACCGCGCGGCTCGCACGCGAGATGGCCGCGCTCAAGGACTACACCGCGGCCGTCCTGCGTGCGGCGCTCCGCCGCCTGCCGGCCGGCACCTTCCGCGCCCACGACGTGCTCGACGACGACGGCATGGGGGCGACACGCATCCCGCTGCGCGTCGCGGTGCGGCTCGGCGGCGGCCGTGCGCACGTCGATTTCAGCGGCAGCGCGCCGCAGTCGCGCGGACCGCTCAACGCCAACCTCGCGGTGACGCGCTCGGCGGTGCTCTACGTCTTCGCCGCCTTGGCGGGCGAAGCGGTGCCGCCCAACGAGGGGCTCGCGCGGCCGCTGACGATCGTCGCGCCCGACGGCTCGATCGTGAACGCCCGCCCGCCCGCGGCGGTCGCGGGCGGCAACGTCGAGACCTCGCAGCGCATCGTCGACGTGCTGCTGCGCGCGCTCGCGCCGGCGCTGCCCGACCGCATCCCCGCGGCGAGCTGCGGGTCGATGAACAACGTCGCGCTCGGCGGGACGGTCGGCGACCGTGCCTTCGCCTACTACGAGACGCTCGCGGGCGGCGCGGGCGGCGGGCCGACGCGTGCCGGCGCGTCCGGCGTCCACACGCACATGACGAACACGATGAACACGCCGATCGAGGCGCTCGAGGCGTACTACCCGCTGCGCGTGCGTCGCTATGCGCTGCGGCCGCGCTCCGGCGGCGCGGGCCGGCACCGCGGCGGCGACGGCATCGTGCGCGAGATCGAGTTCCTCGTGCCGGCGCACGTGACGCTGCTGACCGAGCGTCGCACCGAGTGCCCGTACGGGCTCGCCGGCGGTGGGCCGGGATCGCGGGGGCGCAACGTCCTCGTACGCGGGGGACGCGGGATCGCGCTGCCCGGCAAGGTGGGCCTCGACGTGCGCGCCGGCGATCGGCTGCGTGTCGAGACGCCGGGGGGCGGCGGCTTCGGTCATGTCCGTCGCCGCCGCACCCGCGTCGGACGCCGCCGGGGCGGGCCGACGCGGGGGTCGTGAAGCCCGGATCGCTCCGGGCCGCGCTCAGGCGGCTTCGTGCTTGCCGAGCGTGTCGATGCGACGTTCGAGCTCGGTGATGCGCTGTGCGAGCGCCTCGACCTGCTCAGTCGACGCGACGCCGACCCGACGCGCGAACACGTCGCCCAGCTCGCCCAGGCGTTGCACGAGCAGCTCGCGCAGGCGCGCGCGCTCGCTGGCGAAGGTCTCGACCGCGCGCGTGGCGCGCTGGCGGGCGTCGGCGATCAGCTCGGTGGGCTGCGTGCGGGCGGCGGTGACGAGGTCGCGCGCGTCCTTGCCGATGCGGGTGACGAGCCGCTCTCCTTCGGCCTGCACGCGCTGCGCGGCGGCGCGCACGTCGAGGGACGTCAGACGGGCGGTGATGCTCTCTGCCATGTTCTCCTCCTCTGCGGTGGTCGAGAACGGCCTGCGCCGTCCCCAGGAGACCCGAGGTACTACGCGGTGCGTCAACGGTCAACCACCTTCAGGACCCGGAGAGGCCCCGGAGTCGGGCATGCATCGGCCTCCGATCGGGGTCACTCCGCGGCGAAGTGGACGAGGCCGTCGACCTGGTAGATGCCGCGACGGATGTCGTCGCGCGGGATGCCGTGCTCGCCGCGCAGGTGCGCTACGAAGCGTTCGCGATCGGCGAAGCGACGCTGGTCGAGATCGCAGACGTACGGATCACGATCGATGCTGACGGCCGGCGGCACCAGCGAGCGGTCGGAGCGGTGCATGAACCAGGTGCGCTCGTGCTCGTAGGGATCGATCGGCACCCAGATGTCGAGGCCGTTGCCGTAGCCCGGCCCGGGACCCGGCGGGCGGCTGGGACGGCGTCCGCCCGGATCGGCGGACGTCGTCGCGGCGACGACGAGCAGCGCGACGAAGAGCAGCGGCCGACGCATGGGTCGTCGTCGAGGCTAGGGACGCCTCCCGCGGGTCACAAGCGCGCAGGTTCCATGCGTCACGGCACCGTCGCTGCGTTGACCGCCCGGAGCGATTCGAGTACGACCCCGGGCTCCTCTGGCTGTGGTCGCATAGCTCAGTTGGTTAGAGCGCCTGCTTCACACGCAGGAGGTCCCAGGTTCGAGTCCTGGTGCGACCATTCCCAGCATGATTTCGCTGCGCGGCGTGCAGAAGGTGTACCGGCAGGGCGACGCCGACGTTCGCGCCCTGTCCGACGTCTCGCTCGACATCGCGCCCGGCCAGTTCGTGGCGGTCGTCGGCCCGAGCGGCTCCGGCAAGAGCACGCTGCTGCATCTCATGGGCGGGCTCGATCAGCCGTCGGCGGGCGACATCCTCATCGACGGCACCTCGATCGCGCGCATGAGCGACGACGCGATCACCATCTTCCGGCGTCGCCACATCGGCGTCGTGTTCCAGTTCTTCAACCTGCTGCCGACGCTGTCCGCGGAGGAGAACGTCGCGCTGCCGCTGCTGCTCGACGGTCGCGCGCAGCGCGAGGTGCGGCCGAAGGTCGAAGCCGTGCTCGAGCAGGTCGGCCTCGGCCACCGCCGCCGGCATCGCCCCGACGAGCTGTCTGGCGGCGAGATGCAGCGCGTGGCGGTGGCGCGGGCGCTGGTCGTCGATCCCCTCTTGATCCTCGCCGACGAGCCGACCGGCAACCTCGACACCCGCACCGGCGAGCAGATCCTGTCGCTGGTGCAGGACGCGAACCGCTCGCGCGGCGCGACCATCGTCATGGTGACGCACGACCAGCGCGCCGCGGGCTGGGGCAACCGCACGGTGACGATGAAGGACGGCGCCGTCGTCGGCGACGAGGTGACGGGATGACGGCGGAGGTTCCCGGCATCGCCGCGGCCAGGGTCGCCGACTTCTTCCGCACCCGGGTGCCGGACGGCGACGTGCCGCTCGCGTTCACGCTCATCAGCGGCGGCCGCTCGAACCTCACCTATCTGGTGCGCGGCGGCGCGCGGACGTGGGTGTTGCGCCGGCCGCCCCTCGGCCACGTGCTGCCGACGGCGCACGACATGGCGCGGGAGTTCCGCATCCTGTCCGCGCTCGCCGACACCGCCGTGCCGGTCGCGCGCCCGATCGCGCTCTGCCGCGACGCCGACGTCAACGGCGCGCCGTTCTACGTGATGGAGCATCGCGCCGGCATCGTCGTCCACGACGAGCTGCCCGCCGGCTTCGCCGAGGCCGACGCCGACCGTGCCCGCATCGGCCCGGCGCTGGCCGGGACGCTCGCGAAGCTGCACGCCGTCGACTGGAAAGCCGCCGGCCTCGCCGACTTCGGCAAGCCCGACGGCTATCTCGCGCGCCAGGTCGAGCGCTGGGGCAAGCAGTGGGAAGGCAACCGGACGGCGCCCTTGCCCGACGTCGAGGAGGCGCTGCGGCGCCTGCGCGCCGCCGTGCCGGTGTCGCCGCCCGCGACCATCGTCCACGGTGACTTCCGCCTCGGCAACGTCGCGCTCGATCCCGCCGATCCCGGCCGCATCGTCGCGGTCTTCGACTGGGAGATGGCGACGCTCGGCGATCCGCTCGCCGACCTCGGCTACCTCCTCATGTACTGGCCGCAGCCGGGTGAAACGCAGGTGGCCGGCATTCCGCACGTGACGGCCGATCACGGCTTCGGCCCGCGCGAGACGCTCGTGCGCGTCTACGCCGAGCGCAGCGGGCGCGACGTCGGCGCCGTCGACTTCTACCTGGTGCTCGCCTACACGAAGCTCGCGGTCATCGCCGAGGGCATCCTGAAGCGGGCGCTGATGGGCACGGACCTGACGCCCGACCTCTCCGGCATGCGCGTGACCGCGCCGCTCGCGGCGCGGGCCGTCGCGGTGGCCGACGCGTCGAGCGATCCGCGCCTGCGCGGCTGACGGTCGCGCTGCGGCGTCCAGCGAGGCTGCGTCAGTCGAGCGGAAGCGCCAGGTCCGCGTCCGACGCGATCGCCGCCTGCATCTCCTGGAGCCAGGCGAGATACTCGTCGCCGTCCCAGGCGCGATGCATGCCGCTGCGATAGTGCGCGGCATTGCGGTGGTACTGCCAGGCGTTGAGCCGGTTCTCGCGCGCCGAGTCGCGCTGGCGGATCACCTTCGCGGGGACGCCGGCGACGATCGAGCCCGGCGGCACGATCGTGCGCTCCTTCACGAAGGCCCCGCCCGCGACGATCGAGCCGCGCCCGATGACGACGCCGTCCATGATCGTCGCGCCGATGCCGACGAGCGACTCATCCTCGACGGTGCAGCCGTGCAGCGTCGTGTGGTGGGCGATCGAGCAGAAGTCGCCGATCGCCGTGCCGCCCTCGTAGGCGACGTGGATCATGACGAAGTCCTGCACGTTGGTGGCGCGGCCGATGCGGATGTCGTGGCACTCGGCACGCATCACCGCATTGTGCCAGACGGACGAGCCGGCGCCGATGGTGATCGCGCCGTAGAGCTGCGCGCTGGGCGCGATCCAGGCGCTCGGGTGGATCGTCTGCAGCGACATCACCACCCGGAAAGGTCGGCGGCACGCAGGCGGTGCGACGTCGCCGAGCCCAGGTAGGCGCGATCGAAGATGGCGCGCCGGAACCACAGGTGCAGATCGTACTCCCACGTGAAGCCGATGCCACCGTGCAGCTCGGTGCAGATGCGGGTGACGCGGTCGTAGAGGTCGGTGAGGTGCGCCTTCGCCATCGCGGCGTGGCGCGGCGCCTCGCTCGGGATGTGGTCCCAGGCGTGCGCCGCGTACCACCACAGCGACATCGACGGCTCGGCCTCCATGACGAGGTCGGCGAGCTGGTGCTTCACGGCCTGGAAGGCGCCGATCGGCTGGCCGAACTGCTCGCGCGTGAGGGCGTACTTGGTCGTCATGTCGATGCAGCGGCGCGAGCCGCCGTAGGCGTCGGCCGCGAGGAGGATGCCGGCGGCGTCGCGGGCGCGATCGAGCGCGCTGCGGCCGCTCGCGACGCGCGTCGCGGGGGTCTTCGCGAAGGTGACGTTGCCCACCTGCCGCGTCATGTCGGTCGCCTGCAGGGCCTCGACGGTGAGCCCGGGGGCGCCGCGCTCGACGGTCCACAGGCCGGGGCCGTCGGCGTCCTGCGCACCGACCACGAACACGTCGGCGATCGTCGCCGCCGGGACCAGGACCTTGGTGCCGTCGAGGGTGCCGCCCGCCGCGCGCACCTTCAGCTGCGACGGCTCCCACACGTCGCCGTCCTCGCCCAGGGCCAGGGTCGCGATCGTCTCGCCGGCCGCGACGCCGGGCAGCCAGCGACGATGGGCTTCGGCGTCGCCGACGGACAGCAGCGCCGCGACGGCGCTGGCGCAGGCGAGAAACGGCCCCGGCGTGCAGCCCCAGCCGAGCTCCTCGGCCGCGAGCGCGACGTCGAGCAGCTCGAGCCCCGCGCCGCCCAGCGCCGGCGGGATCTGCAGCCCCGCGACGCCGAGCTCGGCGAGCCCGCGCCACAGCGCCGGGTCGTGCCCGCCCGGCGACTCCATGACGGCGCGCACGCGCGTCGTCGGGCACTCGTCGTCGAGCCAGCGGCGGATGGTGTCCTTCAGGAGGACCTGGTCCTGGGAGAGTCCGAAATCCATGACGCTACTTCCTCGGGTCGCGGGGCATGCCGAGCCCGCGCTCGGCGATGATGTTGCGCTGGATGTTGGCGGCGCCGCCGGCGATGAGGATGCCGAGCGACCACATGTACGCGACGGTGAACATGCCCATGGCCGGCGCGTTCGGCTCGCCCGGCGACAGCATCTGCTTGTCGCCCATGACGTCCATCGCGAGCTTGGCGACGTCGTACCCGAGCTGCGTGCCGTAGAGCTTGGTCACCATCGCGGCCATGCCCGGGTCCTCGCCGCGGGCGCCCATGGTGAGCAGCCGGTCGCCGTGGCGCTCGGCGGTGACGATGCGCGCCTCGATGTCGACGATGCGGGCGCGGATGTTGGGGTCCTTGATGACGGGCTGGCCGCCCCGCTCGAGC
It contains:
- a CDS encoding hydantoinase B/oxoprolinase family protein — protein: MAELDPVALEVANHRLAAIAEEMGVALGRTALSPNIKERRDYSCAVFDAGGGLVAQAAHIPVHLGATPLSVRAAIAAMPMGPGDVVVLNDPFAGGTHLPDVTVVMPVHARGARRPFAYVANRAHHADIGGMAPGSMPLGTDVFQEGLRLPPVRLVAGGRMVRDVLALFLANTRVPGEREGDLAAQWAALRVGAERLRELAARPGGTARLAREMAALKDYTAAVLRAALRRLPAGTFRAHDVLDDDGMGATRIPLRVAVRLGGGRAHVDFSGSAPQSRGPLNANLAVTRSAVLYVFAALAGEAVPPNEGLARPLTIVAPDGSIVNARPPAAVAGGNVETSQRIVDVLLRALAPALPDRIPAASCGSMNNVALGGTVGDRAFAYYETLAGGAGGGPTRAGASGVHTHMTNTMNTPIEALEAYYPLRVRRYALRPRSGGAGRHRGGDGIVREIEFLVPAHVTLLTERRTECPYGLAGGGPGSRGRNVLVRGGRGIALPGKVGLDVRAGDRLRVETPGGGGFGHVRRRRTRVGRRRGGPTRGS
- a CDS encoding ABC transporter ATP-binding protein, producing MISLRGVQKVYRQGDADVRALSDVSLDIAPGQFVAVVGPSGSGKSTLLHLMGGLDQPSAGDILIDGTSIARMSDDAITIFRRRHIGVVFQFFNLLPTLSAEENVALPLLLDGRAQREVRPKVEAVLEQVGLGHRRRHRPDELSGGEMQRVAVARALVVDPLLILADEPTGNLDTRTGEQILSLVQDANRSRGATIVMVTHDQRAAGWGNRTVTMKDGAVVGDEVTG
- a CDS encoding phosphotransferase family protein; the protein is MTAEVPGIAAARVADFFRTRVPDGDVPLAFTLISGGRSNLTYLVRGGARTWVLRRPPLGHVLPTAHDMAREFRILSALADTAVPVARPIALCRDADVNGAPFYVMEHRAGIVVHDELPAGFAEADADRARIGPALAGTLAKLHAVDWKAAGLADFGKPDGYLARQVERWGKQWEGNRTAPLPDVEEALRRLRAAVPVSPPATIVHGDFRLGNVALDPADPGRIVAVFDWEMATLGDPLADLGYLLMYWPQPGETQVAGIPHVTADHGFGPRETLVRVYAERSGRDVGAVDFYLVLAYTKLAVIAEGILKRALMGTDLTPDLSGMRVTAPLAARAVAVADASSDPRLRG
- a CDS encoding acyl-CoA/acyl-ACP dehydrogenase, translating into MDFGLSQDQVLLKDTIRRWLDDECPTTRVRAVMESPGGHDPALWRGLAELGVAGLQIPPALGGAGLELLDVALAAEELGWGCTPGPFLACASAVAALLSVGDAEAHRRWLPGVAAGETIATLALGEDGDVWEPSQLKVRAAGGTLDGTKVLVPAATIADVFVVGAQDADGPGLWTVERGAPGLTVEALQATDMTRQVGNVTFAKTPATRVASGRSALDRARDAAGILLAADAYGGSRRCIDMTTKYALTREQFGQPIGAFQAVKHQLADLVMEAEPSMSLWWYAAHAWDHIPSEAPRHAAMAKAHLTDLYDRVTRICTELHGGIGFTWEYDLHLWFRRAIFDRAYLGSATSHRLRAADLSGW
- a CDS encoding gamma carbonic anhydrase family protein; this encodes MSLQTIHPSAWIAPSAQLYGAITIGAGSSVWHNAVMRAECHDIRIGRATNVQDFVMIHVAYEGGTAIGDFCSIAHHTTLHGCTVEDESLVGIGATIMDGVVIGRGSIVAGGAFVKERTIVPPGSIVAGVPAKVIRQRDSARENRLNAWQYHRNAAHYRSGMHRAWDGDEYLAWLQEMQAAIASDADLALPLD
- a CDS encoding hydantoinase/oxoprolinase family protein; the protein is MSPVVLVGADTGGTFTDLVAVAGGRLRVVKVRSTPDDPARAVREGLRRLGADAATVLHYGSTVATNALLERKGARVVLLTTAGFEDVLAIGRQTRPALYALEPALPEPLVPAARRLGVDERMLADGRVERPLAASAATRLAADVRRAGAEAIAICLLHAYANPAHEERLRRALAPLGLHVTASHRLLREYREYERTATTVVNAYVGPLMARHLGTLGRSVPGGLRVMQSNGGLIGMATAVAEPVRTVLSGPAGGVVGAATRARRAGIVRILTLDMGGTSTDVSVVDGPLAARTETVAGGVPVRIPTIDIHTVGAGGGSLARIDAGGALRVGPESAGADPGPACYGHGERPTVTDANLVLGRLVETEFLGGAMRLETARARRVLAPLARRLGGTVEQAAAGVVAVVTAAMERALRVITVERGLDPRLFTLVAFGGAGALHAADLARALGMRRVWVPPHPGLLSAWGMVAADLIRDVGQTLRRVEPPDAVLRRGLVTLEREARAALARDGVPAARCTATLEVRYAGQSYEIAVPYGRGWRAAFHRLHERRFGHADASRPLEVVTLRVRAHGGGGRPPADGPRRRGRPEVRLQRRVVFDGRAVRTPVLRRETLPAGWTQRGPAIVCEYSATTVVPPGWRASLDRTGGLLLEAPASPRAGAEAARG